A single window of Qipengyuania sediminis DNA harbors:
- a CDS encoding M20/M25/M40 family metallo-hydrolase: MKKLVVILALFATPLAAQAAPEGQVSQARMKADVERMVAFGTRHTLSSQTDPERGIGAAVDWGANRFRAVGRDCRGCLTVVLPEKMVQGDRIPAPVRLRNAIAIQRGTERPNEVVIIQAHIDSRVSDPLDFTKDAPGANDDASGSALVLEAARILSRRKYPVTIVYALLSGEEQGLFGGRLLAEYAAAQGWQVKAVLNNDIVGNSCGSDGKCEPDVVRVFSEGPRFDLTQELRAAQRRNGGENDSPSRNLSRFVAGLDDAAFQVRPIWRTDRMGRGGDQIPFLESGYPAIRFSVGIENYNHQHQDLRTESGIEYGDTIDKMDFAYLARVTALNIRTADRLARAPMPPAPTMKGAVSTDTVLEWLPVPGAASYAVWQRRTDEADWPASPVATSAATGVKLESVRGDDWIFGVSACTSDGVCSPVASAVPAGQFAPVAVPK; this comes from the coding sequence ATGAAAAAGCTGGTCGTAATCCTCGCCCTCTTCGCCACACCCCTCGCCGCGCAAGCCGCGCCCGAGGGGCAGGTCTCACAGGCCCGGATGAAGGCCGATGTCGAGCGGATGGTCGCCTTCGGCACCCGCCACACGCTGTCGAGCCAGACCGATCCGGAGCGCGGGATCGGGGCGGCGGTCGATTGGGGGGCGAACCGCTTCCGCGCGGTCGGCAGGGATTGCCGCGGCTGCCTCACCGTCGTGCTGCCGGAGAAGATGGTGCAGGGCGACCGGATCCCGGCCCCGGTGCGCCTGCGCAACGCAATCGCGATCCAGCGCGGAACCGAGCGGCCGAACGAGGTCGTGATCATCCAGGCGCATATCGACAGCCGCGTGTCCGACCCGCTCGACTTCACCAAGGACGCGCCGGGCGCAAACGACGATGCCTCGGGCAGTGCACTGGTGCTGGAAGCCGCGCGCATCCTGTCGCGTCGCAAATACCCCGTCACGATTGTCTATGCGCTGCTATCGGGCGAAGAGCAGGGGCTGTTCGGCGGGCGCCTGCTGGCGGAATACGCCGCGGCCCAAGGCTGGCAGGTCAAGGCCGTGCTCAACAACGACATCGTCGGCAACAGCTGCGGTTCGGACGGCAAGTGCGAGCCCGATGTCGTCCGCGTATTCAGCGAAGGTCCGCGCTTCGACCTTACCCAGGAGCTCCGCGCCGCGCAGCGCCGTAACGGGGGCGAGAACGACAGCCCGAGCCGTAACCTCTCGCGCTTCGTGGCTGGGCTCGACGATGCCGCGTTCCAGGTCCGCCCGATCTGGCGCACCGACCGCATGGGGCGGGGTGGCGACCAGATTCCCTTCCTCGAGAGTGGCTATCCGGCGATCCGCTTCTCGGTGGGAATCGAGAACTACAACCATCAGCATCAGGACCTGCGCACCGAGAGCGGGATCGAATATGGCGATACCATCGACAAGATGGACTTCGCCTATCTCGCCCGTGTGACGGCGCTCAACATCCGCACCGCCGACCGCCTCGCCCGCGCGCCCATGCCGCCGGCGCCGACGATGAAGGGCGCGGTCAGCACCGATACCGTGCTCGAATGGCTGCCGGTTCCGGGTGCCGCCAGCTATGCGGTATGGCAGCGGCGGACGGATGAGGCCGATTGGCCCGCCTCCCCGGTGGCGACGAGCGCCGCGACCGGAGTCAAGCTCGAGAGCGTGCGCGGTGACGACTGGATCTTCGGCGTCAGCGCCTGCACGTCCGATGGTGTTTGCAGTCCGGTCGCAAGCGCGGTGCCGGCCGGGCAGTTCGCGCCGGTTGCGGTGCCGAAGTAG
- the rnr gene encoding ribonuclease R yields MQNKKSRAPRRPQTVQGLPSREDILQFIQTADGPSGKREIAKAFGLKGNEKIALKSLLKDMAEEGLIDGKKTAYHRMGGLPKVTVLKVVAIEDGEPVAEPESWEAEGEKPRLRLIEKKSQAALKRGDRVLARTEQTDKGWRAHPMKKLPARSEGLMGVVELDGAGKPWLAPVDKRVRQSAPIADLGEAKPGELVLAERVGKSERSGVKVVEVIGDPLAPGAFSLIAIAKYGIPHIFPDEAIAEANRAVDLPLSAEHREDLRHLPIVAIDPADARDHDDAIWAEPNGEGGYRAVVAIADVSAYVRPGGALDKEARKRGNSVYFPDRVVPMLPEVLSADVCSLVEGEDRAAMACHLTISPEGKVTGWRFTRALVRIAHNIAYEDAQAAVDGGSPPDHLANLWGAWKLLFAARTARDPLDLELPERQVRLNDEGRIEEIKLRERLDAHRVVEDFMIAANVAAAKALEAKTAPVVYRIHESPSREKLVNLREYLRTQGRNLALGQVVTPGLFNRMLKDIADDAERELVMEAVLRSQMQAFYGPQNAGHFGLALGSYAHFTSPIRRYSDLLVHRALVDAYRLEQPAPPKKLGLPDRTGLAERDRENLSQITDAISQTERRAMEAERDTIDRYVAAFLSERVGETFSARITGVQSFGFFATILGLGGDGLVPVSTLGREHFRYDEAAQMLVGADSGTRYASGDRLVLKLAEANPLTGALKFEVPGSEGGVERRGFSPPPREKTAPRQSRQQGKRGRPGNIRHQGRDRGR; encoded by the coding sequence ATGCAAAACAAGAAGTCCCGGGCGCCGCGGCGTCCGCAAACCGTGCAGGGGCTGCCCTCGCGCGAAGACATCCTGCAGTTCATTCAGACCGCCGACGGCCCCAGCGGCAAGCGCGAGATCGCGAAGGCCTTCGGGCTCAAGGGTAACGAAAAGATCGCACTGAAGTCGCTGCTCAAGGACATGGCGGAGGAGGGCCTGATCGACGGCAAGAAGACCGCCTATCACCGCATGGGGGGCCTTCCCAAGGTCACGGTGCTCAAGGTCGTGGCAATCGAGGACGGCGAGCCTGTCGCCGAGCCGGAAAGCTGGGAAGCGGAGGGTGAGAAGCCGCGTCTGCGCTTGATCGAGAAGAAGAGCCAGGCGGCTCTGAAACGCGGCGACCGCGTGCTGGCGCGCACCGAGCAGACGGACAAGGGCTGGCGCGCCCACCCGATGAAAAAGCTGCCGGCGCGGAGCGAAGGGCTGATGGGGGTGGTGGAGCTCGACGGCGCGGGCAAGCCCTGGCTCGCGCCCGTCGACAAGCGCGTTCGCCAGTCCGCGCCCATCGCCGATCTGGGCGAAGCGAAGCCGGGCGAACTGGTGCTGGCCGAGCGCGTCGGCAAGTCCGAGCGCAGCGGGGTCAAAGTGGTCGAAGTCATCGGCGACCCGCTGGCCCCGGGCGCCTTCAGCCTGATCGCCATCGCCAAGTACGGCATCCCGCACATTTTCCCCGACGAAGCCATTGCCGAGGCGAACCGCGCGGTCGATCTGCCGCTGTCGGCCGAGCATCGCGAAGACCTGCGCCATTTGCCGATCGTCGCCATCGACCCCGCCGATGCGCGCGATCACGACGATGCGATATGGGCGGAACCCAATGGCGAGGGCGGCTACCGCGCTGTCGTCGCGATCGCCGATGTCAGCGCTTATGTCCGCCCTGGCGGAGCGCTCGACAAGGAGGCCAGGAAGCGGGGCAATTCGGTCTATTTTCCTGACCGCGTCGTGCCGATGCTGCCTGAAGTGCTCTCTGCCGACGTATGCAGCCTCGTCGAAGGCGAGGATCGCGCGGCCATGGCCTGTCATCTGACAATCTCGCCCGAGGGTAAGGTTACCGGGTGGCGCTTCACCCGCGCCCTCGTCCGCATCGCGCACAATATCGCCTATGAGGACGCGCAGGCGGCCGTCGATGGCGGCTCCCCGCCGGACCACCTCGCCAATCTCTGGGGCGCGTGGAAGCTGCTCTTCGCCGCGCGAACGGCGCGCGATCCGCTCGATCTGGAGCTGCCCGAACGGCAGGTTCGCCTGAACGACGAGGGGCGGATCGAGGAGATCAAACTTCGCGAGCGGCTCGACGCGCACCGGGTTGTCGAGGATTTCATGATCGCTGCCAATGTCGCGGCGGCAAAGGCACTGGAGGCGAAGACCGCGCCGGTGGTCTATCGCATCCACGAAAGCCCGAGCCGCGAAAAGCTCGTCAATCTGCGCGAATATCTGCGAACGCAGGGCCGCAACCTTGCGCTGGGGCAGGTGGTGACCCCGGGCTTGTTCAACCGGATGCTCAAGGACATCGCCGACGACGCCGAGCGAGAGCTGGTGATGGAAGCGGTGCTGCGGAGCCAGATGCAGGCCTTTTACGGGCCTCAGAACGCGGGGCACTTCGGCCTCGCCCTCGGCAGCTATGCCCATTTCACCTCGCCGATCCGCCGCTATTCGGACCTTTTGGTCCACCGCGCGCTGGTGGACGCTTACAGGCTCGAACAGCCCGCGCCGCCAAAGAAGCTCGGGCTGCCGGATAGGACCGGGCTGGCCGAGCGCGACCGCGAGAACCTGTCGCAGATCACCGACGCGATCAGCCAGACCGAGCGGCGCGCGATGGAAGCCGAGCGCGATACCATCGACCGCTATGTTGCGGCGTTCCTATCCGAGCGGGTGGGCGAAACCTTTTCCGCACGGATCACCGGGGTCCAGAGCTTCGGCTTCTTCGCCACTATCCTGGGGCTGGGCGGCGACGGGCTGGTGCCGGTCAGCACTCTCGGCCGCGAGCACTTCCGCTACGACGAGGCGGCGCAAATGCTGGTGGGCGCAGACAGCGGGACGCGTTACGCCAGCGGCGACCGGCTCGTGCTGAAGCTTGCCGAAGCCAATCCACTCACCGGCGCGCTCAAGTTCGAGGTGCCGGGCAGCGAGGGCGGGGTCGAACGCCGCGGTTTCAGCCCCCCGCCGCGTGAGAAGACCGCGCCGCGCCAGAGCCGTCAACAAGGCAAGCGCGGCCGCCCGGGCAATATCCGGCACCAGGGGCGGGATAGGGGACGGTAG
- a CDS encoding universal stress protein, which translates to MRIYLVVMDETEEAKTALRFASVRAHQTGGSVHILALIPRQSFSAFGAVQATIEQEAAERAEELAQSAAGTIFAESGRMPVIAVRAGGGKDVIADYLEANPDIAALVLGAAPSGGPGPLVTHFAHEAGSLPCPVYIIPGSLSDAQVDAIAARGV; encoded by the coding sequence ATGCGCATCTATCTGGTGGTGATGGACGAGACCGAAGAGGCGAAGACCGCGCTGCGCTTCGCCAGCGTGCGGGCGCATCAGACGGGCGGCAGCGTCCATATCCTGGCGCTGATCCCGCGGCAGAGCTTCAGCGCCTTCGGCGCAGTGCAGGCGACGATCGAGCAGGAGGCGGCTGAGCGCGCCGAGGAGCTGGCGCAGAGCGCGGCGGGCACAATCTTCGCCGAGAGCGGGCGGATGCCCGTGATCGCCGTTCGCGCGGGCGGTGGCAAGGACGTGATCGCCGACTATCTGGAGGCAAATCCCGATATCGCCGCGCTGGTCCTGGGCGCTGCGCCGAGCGGCGGGCCGGGCCCGCTGGTCACGCACTTCGCGCACGAGGCCGGTTCGCTGCCCTGCCCGGTCTATATCATTCCGGGCAGCCTTTCGGACGCACAGGTCGACGCGATCGCGGCCCGGGGGGTCTAG
- a CDS encoding pyruvate dehydrogenase complex dihydrolipoamide acetyltransferase, with protein MPTPIKMPALSPTMEEGTLARWLVKEGDQVRAGDIMAEIETDKATMEFEAVDEGTIAKIEVAEGTESVKVGTVIAMLAGEGEEASPRAPAAQEDKGTALTGVVEPIEAGEEAAPARTPTLADPEPVEGPSATAAPGASTGSARADAGSGSRIIASPLAKRIAANKGIDLAGVTGSGPNGRIVKADVASAQPRTAPARPEPVEGPRTTPGLQATPDFGIPYTTEKLGNVRKVIARRLTEAKQTIPHIYLTLDIRLDALLKLRAELNAALEPDGIKLSVNDLLIKALAKALLRVPACNVSFAGEELRRYERADISVAVAAPSGLITPIIVDAGTKGVAQISTEMKALAAKAREGKLQPHEYQGGTASLSNLGMYGIKQFDAVINPPQAMILAVGAGEKRPFVVDDALTVATVMSATGSFDHRAIDGADGAALMQAFKSLVEAPLGLLT; from the coding sequence ATGCCGACCCCGATCAAGATGCCCGCCCTGTCGCCCACCATGGAGGAGGGGACGCTCGCGCGCTGGCTGGTGAAGGAAGGCGATCAGGTCAGGGCCGGCGATATCATGGCCGAGATCGAGACCGACAAGGCGACCATGGAGTTCGAAGCGGTTGACGAAGGCACCATCGCGAAGATCGAGGTGGCCGAAGGTACCGAAAGCGTGAAGGTCGGCACCGTGATCGCCATGCTGGCGGGAGAGGGGGAGGAGGCCTCCCCGCGCGCGCCTGCAGCGCAGGAGGACAAGGGCACCGCGCTGACGGGCGTAGTGGAGCCGATCGAAGCGGGCGAAGAAGCGGCGCCGGCACGAACCCCCACCCTTGCTGATCCTGAACCTGTCGAAGGACCGAGCGCAACCGCCGCGCCGGGTGCTTCGACAGGCTCGGCACGAGCGGACGCGGGGAGCGGAAGCAGGATCATCGCCTCACCCCTCGCGAAGCGGATCGCGGCCAACAAGGGCATCGACCTCGCGGGCGTGACCGGCAGCGGGCCCAACGGACGGATCGTAAAGGCAGACGTCGCGTCCGCACAACCCCGCACCGCCCCGGCTCGTCCTGAGCCTGTCGAAGGACCGCGCACGACGCCCGGCCTTCAGGCAACCCCCGACTTCGGCATCCCCTACACCACGGAGAAGCTCGGCAATGTCCGCAAGGTCATCGCCCGCCGGCTGACCGAAGCGAAGCAGACCATCCCGCATATCTATCTGACGCTCGACATTCGCCTCGATGCGCTCCTGAAACTTCGCGCCGAACTCAACGCCGCTCTCGAACCCGACGGCATCAAGCTCTCGGTCAACGACCTCCTCATCAAGGCCCTGGCGAAGGCGCTGCTGCGCGTCCCCGCTTGCAACGTCAGCTTCGCGGGCGAGGAGCTGCGTCGGTACGAGCGCGCCGACATCTCGGTCGCGGTCGCGGCGCCGAGCGGTCTCATCACGCCCATAATCGTCGATGCCGGGACCAAGGGCGTCGCGCAGATTTCCACCGAAATGAAGGCGCTCGCCGCCAAGGCGCGGGAAGGCAAGTTGCAGCCGCACGAATACCAGGGAGGCACCGCTTCGCTCAGCAATCTCGGCATGTACGGGATCAAGCAGTTCGATGCCGTCATCAACCCGCCCCAGGCGATGATTCTGGCCGTGGGCGCTGGCGAGAAGCGGCCGTTCGTGGTGGACGACGCGCTAACCGTCGCCACAGTCATGAGCGCCACCGGAAGCTTCGACCACCGCGCCATCGATGGAGCCGATGGAGCCGCCCTGATGCAAGCGTTCAAGTCGCTCGTCGAAGCGCCGCTTGGCCTTCTCACCTAG
- a CDS encoding acyl-CoA thioesterase, which produces MQRDPLIRVTAMPADTNPYGGVFGGWLMSQMALGAGALASRVGQGKAVVVSASDFAFPGAMAVGDELSVYCDVAATGTTSMTVAVEAIARVRNGEATTRVAEGTFKFVLLDADDRPRPVREATLSRQRENDNG; this is translated from the coding sequence ATGCAGCGCGATCCCCTCATCCGCGTCACTGCCATGCCGGCAGACACCAACCCCTACGGCGGCGTTTTTGGGGGATGGCTGATGAGCCAGATGGCCCTTGGTGCGGGGGCGCTGGCGAGCCGGGTGGGGCAGGGCAAGGCTGTGGTGGTCAGCGCCAGCGACTTCGCGTTTCCCGGCGCGATGGCGGTGGGGGACGAGCTCAGCGTCTATTGCGACGTCGCCGCCACCGGCACCACCTCGATGACCGTTGCTGTCGAGGCGATCGCCCGCGTCCGAAACGGCGAGGCGACCACGCGGGTCGCCGAAGGCACCTTCAAATTCGTGCTCTTGGATGCGGACGACCGGCCGCGCCCGGTGCGCGAAGCAACGCTCTCGCGTCAGCGCGAGAACGACAACGGGTAG
- the lpdA gene encoding dihydrolipoyl dehydrogenase — translation MAEPQYDLVVLGSGPGGYVAAIRASQLGLKTAIVERESLGGICLNWGCIPTKALLRSAEIFHYMQHAGDYGLKVSGIEADLAAIVKRSRGVAKQLNQGVAHLMKKHGIAVHLGEGVLTGPTALKVKGAKGEEQLTAKHVILATGARARELPFAKADGKRVWTYRHAMVPEEIPGQLLVIGSGAIGIEFASFYNDMGSAVTVVEMLDRIVPVEDADVSAFLEKSLTKQGMKIMTGAGVEALELGADGVAARIKAKDGNVSEDRFSHVIVAVGIVANTEGIGIERLVDMDRGFVKIDPFGRTRTSGLWAIGDCTPGPWLAHKASHEGVTAAEAIAQELGNKELHPHPLDRSNIPGCTYCHPQVASVGLTEAKAKEAGYAVKAGTFPFIGNGKAIALGETEGFIKTVFDAETGELLGAHMIGAEVTELIQGYTIGRQLETTEGELMQTVFPHPTLSEMMHESVLAAYGRALHI, via the coding sequence GTGGCTGAACCTCAGTACGACCTTGTGGTGCTCGGCAGCGGCCCAGGCGGATATGTCGCTGCCATCCGGGCCTCGCAGCTCGGCCTGAAGACCGCGATAGTCGAGCGCGAATCGCTGGGGGGCATTTGCCTCAACTGGGGCTGCATCCCGACCAAGGCGCTGCTGCGCTCGGCCGAGATCTTCCATTACATGCAACACGCTGGCGACTACGGTCTCAAGGTCAGCGGGATCGAAGCCGATCTGGCGGCCATCGTGAAACGCAGCCGGGGGGTGGCAAAGCAGCTCAATCAGGGCGTCGCGCATCTCATGAAAAAGCACGGGATCGCAGTCCACCTGGGGGAGGGGGTGTTGACCGGGCCGACCGCACTGAAAGTGAAGGGCGCGAAAGGCGAAGAACAGCTGACCGCGAAGCACGTCATCCTCGCCACCGGAGCGCGGGCGCGCGAGCTGCCCTTTGCCAAGGCCGACGGCAAGCGCGTGTGGACCTATCGTCACGCTATGGTTCCGGAGGAGATTCCGGGTCAGCTGCTGGTGATCGGCAGCGGCGCAATCGGGATCGAATTTGCGAGCTTCTACAACGACATGGGCAGCGCGGTGACCGTGGTCGAGATGCTCGATCGCATCGTGCCGGTCGAAGACGCGGACGTTTCCGCCTTCCTTGAGAAAAGCCTGACCAAGCAGGGCATGAAGATCATGACCGGAGCGGGGGTCGAAGCTCTGGAGCTCGGGGCGGACGGCGTGGCGGCGCGGATCAAGGCGAAGGACGGAAACGTTTCCGAGGACAGGTTCAGCCATGTCATCGTCGCCGTCGGCATCGTGGCGAACACCGAAGGCATCGGCATCGAGCGGCTGGTCGACATGGATCGCGGCTTCGTCAAAATCGATCCCTTCGGGCGCACCAGGACCTCGGGCCTGTGGGCAATCGGCGATTGCACGCCGGGCCCCTGGCTGGCGCACAAGGCAAGTCATGAAGGGGTCACCGCGGCGGAAGCGATCGCGCAGGAGCTCGGTAACAAGGAGCTCCACCCGCACCCCCTCGACCGCAGCAACATCCCCGGCTGCACCTATTGCCACCCGCAGGTCGCCAGCGTCGGACTGACCGAGGCGAAGGCGAAAGAGGCGGGTTACGCGGTCAAGGCCGGCACCTTCCCCTTCATCGGCAACGGCAAGGCCATCGCGCTCGGTGAGACGGAAGGCTTCATCAAGACCGTGTTCGATGCCGAGACGGGAGAGCTGCTCGGTGCCCACATGATCGGCGCCGAGGTGACCGAGCTTATCCAGGGCTATACCATCGGGCGCCAGCTCGAAACCACCGAGGGCGAGCTGATGCAGACCGTCTTCCCGCATCCCACGCTGAGCGAAATGATGCACGAAAGCGTGCTCGCGGCCTATGGCCGGGCGCTACATATTTGA
- a CDS encoding patatin-like phospholipase family protein, with protein MGFSGRLTCSTLLATALVLPGCNPAKLIMQPVAPVAAADMCRFERYATDVTLPSSATRTGEDVSSLRDTIADSFGSSSGDLLFLSGGSQHGAFGAGFLDQWHRNWRDHGGLPDFQVITGISTGALQATGTFIGRPEIAIDGYTIQREEEILEPFVDSADLEKDVPIKAGWTVLRRGALADLIPLRRELDRLLTDEVIHKVAERYRNERARLFVGVTDLDAGRAVALDMTQMAHRIDTAQDAARKKHLKACYIEALVASSIVPPGAKPVFIDNRMYIDGGVKFSVFTDAIGELIADERLTPPPGPGDSVGPLRNIYILYNGTAEVARVCGKADETLCKGNDVDLSLAGQHKDWSVPGMAMRALDLLTNQVGRLSAERAMNLKRPGYNDPHFVRIDEQARDKFQTRIEGLEDMKLSCAEWKQLDKDRLAPLEFYPRYMQCLIHYGRSVANQTAWSQKPSNM; from the coding sequence ATGGGTTTTTCGGGAAGGCTCACCTGCTCGACCTTGCTTGCTACGGCGCTCGTGCTGCCGGGATGCAATCCGGCCAAACTGATAATGCAGCCGGTCGCACCAGTGGCGGCGGCCGACATGTGCAGGTTCGAGCGCTACGCTACCGACGTCACCCTGCCTTCGAGTGCGACACGCACGGGTGAGGACGTAAGCAGCCTTCGAGACACCATAGCCGACAGCTTCGGCTCCTCGTCCGGCGATCTGCTTTTTCTGTCCGGTGGCAGCCAGCATGGCGCATTCGGTGCGGGCTTTCTGGATCAATGGCATAGGAATTGGCGCGATCATGGCGGACTGCCGGACTTCCAGGTTATCACAGGAATCAGTACCGGCGCTCTGCAGGCAACGGGAACGTTCATCGGCCGTCCCGAGATCGCCATCGACGGATATACGATCCAGCGCGAAGAAGAGATACTCGAACCCTTCGTCGACAGTGCTGATCTTGAAAAGGACGTTCCAATCAAAGCGGGCTGGACCGTCCTGCGTCGGGGTGCCCTGGCCGACCTTATCCCTCTTCGCCGGGAACTGGATCGACTGCTGACGGACGAGGTCATCCACAAGGTTGCGGAGCGTTATCGCAACGAGCGCGCTCGCTTGTTCGTCGGCGTGACCGATCTCGACGCGGGCCGGGCCGTTGCCCTGGATATGACCCAGATGGCGCACCGGATCGACACTGCGCAGGACGCGGCCCGGAAAAAACATCTCAAAGCTTGCTACATCGAAGCCTTGGTCGCCTCTTCGATCGTGCCGCCCGGCGCCAAACCGGTCTTCATAGACAATCGCATGTACATCGACGGCGGGGTCAAGTTCTCCGTGTTTACGGACGCGATCGGAGAACTCATCGCCGATGAGCGCCTCACACCCCCGCCAGGACCGGGAGACAGCGTCGGCCCGCTCCGCAACATTTACATACTCTACAATGGAACGGCCGAAGTCGCGCGTGTCTGCGGCAAGGCCGATGAAACCCTCTGCAAGGGAAACGATGTCGATCTTTCGCTGGCCGGTCAGCACAAGGACTGGTCGGTCCCCGGCATGGCCATGCGCGCGCTCGACCTTCTCACGAACCAGGTAGGCCGGCTGTCGGCCGAGCGGGCGATGAATTTGAAGCGGCCCGGCTACAACGACCCGCATTTCGTTCGCATCGACGAGCAGGCGCGAGACAAATTCCAGACCAGGATCGAAGGCCTTGAAGATATGAAGCTCAGTTGCGCCGAATGGAAGCAGCTCGACAAGGATCGACTGGCGCCTCTGGAGTTCTACCCTCGATACATGCAGTGCCTCATCCATTACGGACGCTCGGTAGCAAACCAGACAGCCTGGTCACAGAAGCCATCAAATATGTAG
- a CDS encoding cation:proton antiporter, with translation MTSFLILAFLILVAGLISVPIAARLGLGSVLGYLLAGIAIAPLLGGLRVDVGALQVFAEFGVVMMLFIVGLELEPKRLWEMRGRLVGTGGGQVVLTTLAIAAVALIQRQPWQTALAIGMILALSSTAIVVQTLTEKGLMKSEGGQSAFSVLLVQDVAVIPILAILPLLALPELAPAGGGAGAHGHGIDLTADMPALLAAAVRVAAVAAVVLIGSYLARPIFRYIAAANLRELFTAAGLVFVIGIALLMSAVGLSPALGTFLAGVVLANSEYRHELESDVEPFKALLLGLFFITVGANIDVTLAAARGGEVLFWAALAIAVKVAVLLLVGWLSGLKREALWLFALALPQAGEFAFVLIAFALANAILPGPLAELLLLVVALTMLATPLLFILYDRVIARAYCGGPERKADEIVEQTPIIIAGRGRVGGIIDRMLDAAGHRATVIDYNSDHLENLKKFGISTYFGDATRPDLLASAGIARARLLVVALDEREQIDKLVRYAVTNFPKLHVIARAKDRHHVYHLWAMGCRDVVRETYDSSLRMGRSAYEALGADRQTAQAMADAWEERDRFAMREVADLFRLDIPAHENAAFVAKIRELRAEWDPKLRDMMDEIVARGR, from the coding sequence ATGACCTCCTTCCTCATCCTCGCCTTCCTCATCCTCGTCGCCGGGCTGATCTCGGTGCCGATCGCGGCGCGGTTGGGGTTGGGGTCGGTGCTGGGCTATCTTCTTGCCGGCATCGCCATTGCCCCGCTCCTGGGCGGCTTGCGTGTCGATGTCGGGGCGCTGCAGGTCTTCGCCGAGTTCGGCGTCGTCATGATGCTCTTCATCGTGGGGCTGGAGCTCGAACCCAAGCGGCTGTGGGAGATGCGCGGGCGTCTGGTCGGCACCGGTGGGGGGCAGGTCGTGCTGACCACGCTCGCCATTGCCGCGGTGGCGCTGATCCAGCGCCAGCCATGGCAGACCGCGCTCGCAATCGGCATGATCCTCGCGCTCTCCTCGACGGCGATCGTGGTCCAGACCCTGACCGAGAAGGGGCTGATGAAGAGCGAAGGCGGTCAAAGCGCCTTTTCGGTGCTGCTGGTGCAGGATGTGGCGGTGATCCCGATCCTTGCCATCCTGCCGCTCCTCGCGCTGCCGGAGCTTGCACCTGCGGGCGGAGGCGCCGGGGCGCATGGCCATGGGATCGACCTTACCGCCGATATGCCGGCGCTGCTTGCGGCCGCGGTTCGCGTGGCGGCGGTGGCGGCGGTGGTGCTGATCGGCAGCTATCTGGCCCGGCCCATCTTCCGCTACATCGCTGCGGCGAACCTGCGCGAGCTCTTCACCGCGGCGGGACTTGTGTTCGTTATCGGTATCGCGCTGCTGATGAGCGCGGTCGGCCTGTCACCCGCGCTGGGCACTTTCCTTGCGGGCGTGGTGCTCGCGAACAGCGAGTACCGGCATGAGCTCGAAAGCGATGTCGAGCCCTTCAAAGCGCTTTTGCTCGGTCTGTTCTTCATCACCGTGGGCGCCAACATCGACGTGACGCTGGCCGCGGCGCGCGGGGGCGAAGTCCTGTTCTGGGCGGCCCTCGCGATCGCGGTGAAGGTCGCGGTGCTGCTGCTGGTGGGATGGCTTTCAGGCCTCAAGCGCGAGGCGCTGTGGCTGTTCGCGCTGGCACTGCCGCAAGCGGGCGAGTTCGCCTTCGTCCTGATCGCTTTCGCGCTGGCGAACGCAATCCTGCCCGGCCCCCTCGCGGAGCTTCTGCTGCTCGTCGTCGCGCTGACGATGCTCGCGACCCCGCTGCTCTTCATCCTCTACGACAGGGTCATCGCGCGCGCCTATTGCGGCGGACCCGAGCGCAAGGCCGACGAAATCGTCGAGCAAACTCCGATCATCATCGCGGGGCGAGGGCGGGTAGGGGGGATCATCGACCGCATGCTCGATGCGGCGGGCCACCGGGCGACGGTGATCGATTACAACAGCGACCACCTCGAAAACCTCAAGAAGTTCGGCATCAGCACGTATTTCGGGGATGCGACCCGCCCCGACCTGCTGGCAAGCGCCGGGATCGCGCGCGCGCGGCTGCTGGTGGTCGCGCTCGACGAACGCGAGCAGATCGACAAGCTGGTGCGCTACGCCGTCACCAATTTCCCCAAGCTGCACGTGATCGCGCGAGCGAAAGACCGCCACCACGTCTATCATTTGTGGGCGATGGGGTGCCGTGACGTGGTGCGCGAGACCTACGACAGCTCGCTGCGGATGGGCCGTTCGGCCTATGAAGCGCTGGGCGCGGATCGTCAGACCGCGCAGGCGATGGCCGATGCCTGGGAGGAACGCGACCGCTTCGCCATGCGCGAGGTGGCGGATCTCTTTCGGCTCGACATCCCGGCGCATGAGAACGCCGCCTTCGTGGCCAAGATCAGGGAGCTGCGCGCTGAATGGGATCCCAAGCTGCGCGACATGATGGACGAGATCGTCGCACGCGGTCGGTAA